In a single window of the Nicotiana tomentosiformis chromosome 8, ASM39032v3, whole genome shotgun sequence genome:
- the LOC138898182 gene encoding uncharacterized protein: MDWLEAQIEVWDQMYDLIPPPPAPERTDEEHRRVLIKTLNEAYVSEKTMVNHLEKMAERFFEVKRITFSDDDLLEEGAGHNRALHLMVKCEGHYVKRVMIDRGSSVDVCPLSTLQQLNIDNNRIRTSNVSIRAFDASLMLRNGYELGKGLGSSLQGIVNPIAPFANKNTFGLGFKPISADIDRAKAHKKNGWNLSKPIPHIAYSFVKPQFEEVQNSSTQDDIDGVCQGLKEMFYEINMVQVGEGPSRASVQLIGPDTSLSNWEATPLPIRKESGFDNAGFKYMTCTRNSCPDLKKLFNLKIMNQEVEYDEDEAFREIKRELDQFENKPKPNLNETQIEVYVDDVIIKLRTQADHVQDLKKFFERLRRFIAQLTTTCEPIFKLLKKNAAIKWIDECREAFDKIKEYLSNPPVLVLPEPGSPLFIYLSVMDSSFGCVLGQHDVTGKREQAIYYLSKKFTIYEAKYTLLERTCCALTWVAQKLRHYLLAYTTYLISRMDPLKYIFQKPMPIGKLAKWQILLTEFDIVYVTRTAMKAQALVDYLAKNSVDDEYESLNTYFLDEEINLVEEVVQDDSQIWKLYFDGAVNIKGVGIGTILVAVVHREQCSRSQNELHRYTADLQRATDERNSLGLFLGQREEEIKDLRAELAKAYRDQNDFYEQINLYIDRSPFLPTCFCFCFPSGEDFIHDI; the protein is encoded by the exons taaaaAGAATTACTTTCAGCGATGATGATTTGCTTGAGGAAGGGGCTGGCCATAATAGAGCTTTGCATCTCATGGTCAAATGTGAAGGGCACTACGTAAAAAGAGTCATGATTGACAgaggctcaagtgtagatgtGTGTCCTCTTTCTACTCTACAACAGCTGAACATCGACAATAACAGAATTCGAACTAGTAATGTTAGCAtcagagcttttgatg cttcgctgatgttgaggaacggctatgaactaggaaaaggattgggatcctctctacaaggaattgtgaacccCATTGCTCCATTTGCGAATAAAAATACCTTTGGCTTGGGCTTTAAACCAATATCAGCTGACATAGACAGAGCCAAGGCCCACAAAAAGAATGGTTGGAATCTGTCCAAAccaatccctcacattgcctactcttttgtcaagccacaatttgaagaagtccaaaattCTTCTACTCAGGATGACATTGACGGAGTTTGCCAGGGTCTCAAGGAGATGTTCTATGAGATCAATATGGTTCAAGTTGGGGAGGGCCCTAGCCGTGCAAGTGTTCAACTGATTGGTCCAGATACTTCACTcagcaactgggaagcaactcctcttcccATCAGGAAGGAGTCTGG tttcGATAATGCTGGCTTTAAATACATGACATGCACGCGaaattcatgcccagatcttaaaaagctgtttaatctcaaaataatgaatcaagaagttgagtatgacgaagatgaggcttttagagaaataaaaagggaattggatcaatttgagaataaacctaagcctaacttaaatgaaactCAG attgaagtgtatgttgatgatgtgatcattaagttGAGAACACAAGCTGAccatgtgcaagacttgaaaaagttctttgaaaggctacgaag gttcatcgcgcagcttacaaccacatgtgagcctatttttaagttgttgaaaaagaacgccGCTATCAAGTGGATAGATGAGTGCCGagaagcttttgataagatcaaggaatatttgtcaaatccccctGTTTTGGTCCTGCCGGAACCTGGTAGTCCTCTATTTATATATCTGTCAGTAATGGATagttcctttggttgtgttctgggtcaACATGATGTCACAGGAAAAagagaacaagcaatatattatttgagcaaaaagttcaccatttatgaggccaaatacactcttttggAAAGAACATGTTGCGCTTTAAcctgggtcgcccagaagcttaggcattatcttttggcctatacaacttacctcatatcccgaatggatcccctgaagtacatctttcagaagccgatgccaaTTGGCAAattagcaaaatggcaaatcttgctcacagagtttgatattgtttatgtcactcgcactgccatgaaggcacaagctttggTTGATTATCTGGCAAAAAACTCGGTTGATGATGAGTATGAGTCTTTGAACACATATTTCCTAGATGAAGAGAttaatttagttgaagaagtagtccaagatgacagtcaaatttggaaactatactttgatggggctgtcaacatCAAAGGCGTAGGGATTGGGACAATTCTG GTAGCGGTAgttcatcgagaacaatgttctcggtcccaaaatgagctgcatcgatacacggccgacctacaacgggctactgacgagaggaactcccttGGACTTTTcttagggcagagagaggaggaaataaaagacctccgtgCTGAGCTGGctaaggcttatcgagatcagaatGATTTTtatgagcag ataaatttgtatatagacaGATCTccctttttgccgacttgcttctgtttctGTTTCCCATCTGGCGAGGACTTTATTCATGAcatatga